From the Patescibacteria group bacterium genome, one window contains:
- a CDS encoding aminotransferase class III-fold pyridoxal phosphate-dependent enzyme encodes MTESDFTAGFYADDALAIIGGEGAFVFDTTGKKYIDCVGGHGVANLGHANKKIATAVQAAWENFAFTTARHPHPLRAKFFAALAAKMPFKKSKFFLCNSGAESVEAALKMARLATGRSKILAAKRSFHGRTFGALSATWRPEFRQPFEPLVPDFDFFAFNKIETLKEKIDAKTAAVILEVVQGEGGIYPIDSEFLAGVRKLCDENGALLILDEVQSGICRTGKFLALENFGGQPDIVCMAKSLGGGYPLGATAFRADLFGDQSVRGRHNSTFGGSVPACAAGLAALEFCDEENLCEQAAEKGAFFKTELEKLVPAKAGNNPAVNPRVNSGVNATSKIAEVRGIGLMLAVEFKIPAGEIVAQMEEAGVLVLPTGPKVIRFLPPLVISKEEISEVVAALAKVLA; translated from the coding sequence ATGACAGAATCGGATTTCACAGCTGGCTTTTATGCCGACGACGCGCTTGCGATCATCGGCGGCGAAGGCGCGTTCGTTTTCGACACGACTGGCAAAAAATACATCGACTGCGTGGGCGGACACGGTGTCGCGAATCTCGGTCACGCGAATAAAAAAATCGCGACCGCAGTTCAGGCCGCCTGGGAAAATTTCGCCTTCACGACGGCGCGGCACCCGCACCCGCTTCGCGCCAAGTTTTTCGCAGCGCTCGCGGCCAAGATGCCTTTCAAGAAATCGAAATTTTTTCTCTGCAATTCCGGTGCGGAATCAGTCGAGGCGGCGCTCAAGATGGCGCGACTCGCGACTGGTCGTTCCAAAATTCTCGCCGCGAAACGCTCATTCCACGGGCGGACTTTCGGCGCGCTGTCCGCGACTTGGCGCCCCGAATTTCGCCAGCCTTTCGAGCCGCTCGTGCCAGACTTTGACTTCTTCGCTTTCAATAAAATCGAAACCCTGAAAGAGAAAATTGATGCCAAGACGGCGGCGGTGATTCTCGAAGTCGTGCAGGGTGAGGGTGGGATTTACCCAATCGATTCAGAATTTCTCGCGGGCGTGCGCAAGCTCTGTGATGAAAATGGCGCGCTGCTGATTCTCGACGAAGTGCAATCAGGCATTTGTCGTACGGGTAAATTTCTCGCGCTCGAAAACTTCGGCGGTCAGCCGGACATCGTTTGTATGGCGAAATCTTTGGGCGGTGGTTATCCGCTTGGTGCGACAGCTTTTCGTGCGGATCTCTTCGGCGATCAGAGCGTGCGCGGTCGTCACAATTCCACTTTCGGCGGATCGGTGCCGGCGTGTGCGGCTGGACTCGCGGCACTCGAATTTTGCGATGAGGAAAATTTGTGCGAGCAGGCGGCAGAGAAGGGCGCGTTTTTCAAAACTGAATTAGAAAAGCTTGTCCCCGCGAAGGCGGGGAACAATCCAGCAGTTAACCCCCGAGTTAACTCGGGGGTTAACGCCACCTCGAAGATCGCCGAAGTGCGGGGCATCGGTCTGATGCTCGCCGTCGAATTCAAAATTCCAGCGGGCGAAATTGTCGCGCAGATGGAGGAGGCGGGAGTTTTGGTGCTGCCGACTGGTCCGAAAGTAATTCGTTTTTTACCGCCGCTCGTTATTTCGAAAGAAGAGATTTCTGAAGT